ACTATCAGACTGCGGAGGAATTTCGATTTGCTGTAGAGTATCAATATTCGTAGGTACATTGCCGTAAAAATTATAGACCGTAGTATTCGTCGGCTTCTCAAAGAGAACTTGGAATACTAAAGCTACCACTGAAACGAGAAGCGCTAGAGTACCGACTACCGCTTTCCACTTTCCCTTTGTGGATCTTCCTTGATTTCGTTGATCGATTCCCTGCTTCTGTCTTCGGCCCTTCTTTGCCATTACGCGGAACCGGCCTCTTTCCCGGTCTCGTCAAGCACCCAGTTAATATAATCGGGAAGGCCTTCGGTTACCGGAAGCGCGATAATTTCAGGAAGATCATAGGGATGAGCTTCGACGACATGGTCAATAAGCCGTTCGAGCATCAATTGCGTCGTCTTAACTATGAGTAGACATTCCTGCGAGGTTTGGACTTCGTCATCCCACCAAAAAATTGATTCGACTTTGGAGACAATGTTGACGCAGGCTGCAAGGCGTCTCTTGACTATTTCGAGCGCCATCTCTTTTGCCTCGTCAGCGGGGACGGTAATGAGAACAACCCTGATCGTATGCATTATTTTTTGCCTTCCAGTTTATCAACCATTGCTACGCGAGAGCAATTTTATACTTCCTGTAACCGTTCTTGATAGAGCGGAAATTTTTCGCAGAAGTCCGCAACCTCGTTCGAGATCGACTCCAAAATTGCATCATCAGTGCGGTTTTTGATGGCTCTGTCTATGAACTCGGCGATGACCGACATTTCCGAAATCCCCATTCCACGTGTAGTTATTGCAGGTGTGCCGATACGAATACCACTCGTGACAAACGGTTTTTCCGGATCAAAGGGTACCGTATTTTTGTTCACCGTTATCCCCGCTTTATCAAGAGCAATCTCTACTTTTTTGCCAGTCAATTTCTCTACGCCAATGAACGAAACAAGGAGCAGATGGGTGTCTGTTCCGCCGGTGACAATTTTGTAGCCTTTGGCTTTCAAGGCAGCTGCAAGGGCTTTTGCGTTTTCGATGATTCGCTTTTGATAGGCATTGAAGGCCGGTGTCAGGGCTTCTTTGAAGGCAACCGCTTTGGCGGCGATGATATGCATGAGCGGTCCGCCTTGGAGGCCGGGCATAACCGTCCGGTCTAAATCAGCGGCGTATTTTTCTTTGCACATCACCATCCCACCTCGCGGGCCACGAAGGGTTTTGTGGGTGGTAGTCGTCACAAAGTCGGCAAGATGAATCGGGGATGGATGGAGTTTTGCGGCAACAAGACCGGCAATGTGGGCAATATCGACCATCATATATGCGCCGACTTCGTCGCAGGCCTGGCGGATTCTCTCAAAATCCCATGTTCGTGGATAGGCCGATGCTCCAGCCACAATCATTTTGGGTCTGACTTCGCGCGCCAGCGCAAGCAGGCGGTCATAGTCAATCGTTTCTGTTTCGCGGTCGACCTGATATCCGGTGAAATTGTAGAGTATCCCTGAAAAATTGATAGGATGGCCGTGGGTGAGATGGCCCCCATGAGACAAATCGAGCCCCATCACTTTATCACCGGGTTTGAGTACGGTAAAGTAAGCGGCCATATTGGCGTTTGAGCCTGAATGAGGCTGAACATTAACGTGCTCACAGCCAAATAATTCTTTGGCGCGGTTTCGGGCGAGGTTTTCGGCAATATCGACGTACTCGCATCCGCCATAGTATCGCTTGCCGGGGTAACCTTCGGCGTATTTGTTAGTCATGACACCGCCTGCGGCTTCGAGGACAGCCTCAGAGACAAAATTCTCAGATGCAATCAGTTCGAGTTTTCGCGATTGGCGGGTCGTCTCCTTGGCAATGGCTGCGAATATCTCAGGGTCGGCT
The Candidatus Zixiibacteriota bacterium genome window above contains:
- the cutA gene encoding divalent-cation tolerance protein CutA; the encoded protein is MHTIRVVLITVPADEAKEMALEIVKRRLAACVNIVSKVESIFWWDDEVQTSQECLLIVKTTQLMLERLIDHVVEAHPYDLPEIIALPVTEGLPDYINWVLDETGKEAGSA
- the glyA gene encoding serine hydroxymethyltransferase; its protein translation is MSYLREADPEIFAAIAKETTRQSRKLELIASENFVSEAVLEAAGGVMTNKYAEGYPGKRYYGGCEYVDIAENLARNRAKELFGCEHVNVQPHSGSNANMAAYFTVLKPGDKVMGLDLSHGGHLTHGHPINFSGILYNFTGYQVDRETETIDYDRLLALAREVRPKMIVAGASAYPRTWDFERIRQACDEVGAYMMVDIAHIAGLVAAKLHPSPIHLADFVTTTTHKTLRGPRGGMVMCKEKYAADLDRTVMPGLQGGPLMHIIAAKAVAFKEALTPAFNAYQKRIIENAKALAAALKAKGYKIVTGGTDTHLLLVSFIGVEKLTGKKVEIALDKAGITVNKNTVPFDPEKPFVTSGIRIGTPAITTRGMGISEMSVIAEFIDRAIKNRTDDAILESISNEVADFCEKFPLYQERLQEV